In the genome of Halobacterium noricense, one region contains:
- a CDS encoding 30S ribosomal protein S9 produces MVTNTSGKKKTAVARATVSDGEGRVRINSTPVELVDPEMSRLKMLEPFRIAGKDLRDDVDVDIDVSGGGFAGQADAVRTAIARGLVEHYSDAELRDAYREFDRSLLVNDVRQSESKKWGGPGARARYQKSYR; encoded by the coding sequence ATGGTAACCAACACGTCCGGTAAGAAGAAGACGGCCGTCGCTCGCGCGACCGTGAGCGACGGCGAGGGTCGTGTCCGAATCAACTCCACGCCCGTCGAACTCGTCGACCCGGAGATGTCGCGCCTGAAGATGCTGGAGCCGTTCCGCATCGCGGGCAAAGACCTCCGAGACGACGTCGACGTCGACATCGACGTCTCGGGTGGCGGCTTCGCGGGCCAGGCTGACGCCGTCCGCACCGCCATCGCGCGCGGGTTGGTCGAGCATTACAGCGACGCGGAGCTCCGGGACGCGTACCGTGAGTTCGACCGCAGTCTGCTGGTCAACGACGTCCGGCAGTCCGAGTCCAAGAAGTGGGGCGGTCCGGGCGCTCGTGCCCGCTACCAGAAGTCCTACCGCTGA
- the rpsB gene encoding 30S ribosomal protein S2, whose amino-acid sequence MSENESDTEADLEDAAEQAAEPAAEGAESDAQTDEQPTEEEPGAAVTEDVMSDEEADLLIPVEDYLGAGVHIGTQQKTNDMDRFIHRVRTDGLYVLDVSKTDERIRTAADFLANYDPEQILVTSSRQYGRFPAEKFAEAVGARARTGRFIPGTLTNPQYDGYIEPDVLVVTDPIGDAQAVKEAITVGIPVIAMCDSNNQTSNVDLVVPTNNKGRRALSVVYWLLANETLDRRGAEPTYSLEDFEDGL is encoded by the coding sequence ATGAGCGAGAACGAATCCGACACAGAGGCCGACCTCGAGGACGCCGCGGAGCAGGCAGCCGAGCCTGCCGCCGAGGGCGCCGAGAGCGACGCCCAGACAGACGAACAGCCCACCGAAGAGGAGCCGGGAGCGGCGGTCACGGAGGACGTCATGTCCGACGAGGAGGCCGACCTGCTCATCCCCGTCGAGGACTACCTCGGCGCTGGTGTCCACATCGGTACCCAGCAGAAGACCAACGACATGGACCGGTTCATCCACCGCGTCCGCACGGACGGCCTCTACGTGCTCGACGTCTCGAAGACGGACGAGCGCATCCGGACGGCCGCCGACTTCCTGGCGAACTACGACCCGGAGCAGATTCTGGTCACGTCGTCGCGCCAGTACGGCCGCTTCCCCGCGGAGAAGTTCGCGGAAGCGGTCGGCGCACGCGCCCGGACGGGACGGTTCATCCCGGGTACGCTGACGAACCCGCAGTACGACGGCTACATCGAGCCGGACGTCCTCGTCGTCACTGACCCCATCGGTGACGCGCAGGCCGTCAAGGAAGCCATCACGGTCGGCATCCCCGTGATTGCGATGTGCGACTCCAACAACCAGACGAGCAACGTCGACCTCGTCGTCCCGACGAACAACAAGGGGCGGCGCGCGCTGTCGGTCGTCTACTGGCTGCTCGCCAACGAGACGCTCGACCGCCGCGGTGCCGAACCGACGTACTCCCTCGAAGACTTCGAGGACGGCCTCTAA
- the eno gene encoding phosphopyruvate hydratase yields the protein MTRIESVRFRPILDSRGNKTVEAEVVTADGGFGRAAAPSGASTGEHEAVELPVEEAIAAAREHVAPRLEGREFAGDQRGVDAALHAADGTEDFSDVGANSAVAVSMAAAKAAADVLGVQLYQHLGGAFRGRNFPVPLGNVVGGGEHAADATAIQEFLAAPVGAPSVRQAVFANAAVHERVGELLEERGEAAAKGDEGAWAPSIDDAIAFEIVDEATSDVAEEFGFDVQFGLDMAAAERYESEEYVYGDEVRSTEEQIEYVVDLVEEYDLAYVEDPLDENDFAAFSALTERVGDDTLVCGDDLFVTNVERLRDGIEVGAANSILVKPNQIGTLSDAFDAIELASRNGYEAVVSHRSGETEDTTIAHLAVATDAPFIKTGTVGGERTAKLNELIRIADEA from the coding sequence ATGACGCGCATCGAGTCCGTCCGATTCCGGCCGATTCTGGACTCCCGCGGCAACAAGACCGTGGAAGCCGAGGTCGTGACCGCGGACGGCGGGTTCGGCCGTGCGGCAGCGCCATCCGGCGCGAGCACGGGCGAACACGAGGCCGTCGAACTCCCCGTCGAGGAGGCGATTGCGGCAGCGCGCGAACACGTCGCGCCGCGCCTCGAAGGACGGGAGTTCGCCGGCGACCAGCGCGGCGTCGACGCCGCACTGCACGCCGCCGACGGCACGGAGGACTTCTCCGACGTCGGGGCGAACAGCGCGGTCGCCGTCAGTATGGCGGCCGCGAAGGCCGCCGCGGACGTGCTCGGTGTGCAGCTGTACCAGCATCTCGGCGGCGCCTTCCGCGGTCGGAACTTCCCCGTGCCGCTCGGGAACGTCGTCGGCGGCGGCGAACACGCCGCCGACGCGACCGCGATTCAGGAGTTCCTCGCGGCCCCCGTCGGCGCGCCGAGCGTCCGGCAGGCCGTGTTCGCGAACGCCGCCGTCCACGAGCGCGTGGGCGAACTCCTCGAAGAGCGCGGCGAGGCCGCCGCGAAAGGCGACGAGGGTGCGTGGGCACCGTCCATTGACGACGCCATCGCCTTCGAAATCGTCGACGAGGCCACCAGCGACGTCGCCGAGGAGTTCGGCTTCGACGTCCAGTTCGGCCTCGACATGGCGGCCGCCGAGCGCTACGAGTCCGAGGAGTACGTCTACGGCGACGAGGTTCGCTCCACGGAGGAGCAAATCGAGTACGTCGTCGACCTCGTCGAGGAGTACGACCTCGCGTACGTCGAGGACCCCCTCGACGAGAACGACTTCGCGGCGTTCTCGGCGCTGACCGAGCGCGTCGGCGACGACACGCTCGTCTGCGGGGACGACCTCTTCGTGACGAACGTCGAGCGACTCCGCGACGGCATCGAGGTCGGCGCGGCCAACAGCATCCTCGTGAAGCCCAACCAGATCGGGACGCTCTCCGATGCGTTCGACGCCATCGAGCTGGCGTCCCGGAACGGCTACGAGGCCGTGGTCTCCCACCGCAGCGGCGAGACCGAGGACACGACCATCGCACACCTCGCCGTGGCGACCGACGCCCCGTTCATCAAGACGGGGACGGTCGGCGGCGAGCGAACTGCCAAGCTGAACGAACTCATCCGCATCGCGGACGAAGCATGA
- a CDS encoding DNA-directed RNA polymerase subunit K: MSDTQHFNRYEKARIIGARALQVSYGAPVLVDTDQTEPILIAAEEYDADALPFTVRRDN; encoded by the coding sequence ATGAGCGACACACAACACTTCAATCGGTACGAGAAGGCCCGCATCATCGGTGCGCGAGCGCTGCAGGTGTCGTACGGGGCGCCCGTGCTGGTCGATACCGACCAGACCGAGCCCATTCTCATCGCGGCCGAGGAGTACGACGCGGACGCGCTCCCGTTCACTGTCCGGAGGGACAACTGA
- a CDS encoding DNA-directed RNA polymerase subunit N, translated as MMVPVRCFTCGNVVGEYWEEFKARAETHDGDEDPADVLDDLGVDRHCCRRMMVSHQDLVDVVSPYQ; from the coding sequence ATGATGGTACCAGTCCGGTGTTTCACGTGCGGTAACGTCGTCGGTGAGTACTGGGAAGAGTTCAAGGCACGCGCCGAGACCCACGACGGCGACGAGGACCCAGCGGACGTGCTGGACGACCTCGGCGTGGACCGGCACTGCTGTCGACGCATGATGGTCTCCCACCAGGACCTCGTGGACGTCGTCTCGCCCTACCAGTAA
- a CDS encoding 50S ribosomal protein L13, with translation MSLAEFDADVVVDARDCIMGRVASNVAERALDGETIAVVNAEQAVITGTKEDIFETYNKRAELGSDSGPYYPKRPDGVFKRAIRGMLPYKQQDGREAFENVRVYVGNPFDEDSEVIEGTSLDRLSTIRFVTVGEVSKELGANVTW, from the coding sequence ATGAGTCTCGCAGAATTCGACGCCGACGTGGTCGTCGACGCGCGGGACTGCATCATGGGTCGCGTGGCGAGCAACGTCGCCGAACGCGCCCTCGACGGCGAGACGATCGCCGTCGTCAACGCCGAGCAGGCAGTCATCACCGGCACCAAGGAGGACATCTTCGAGACGTACAACAAACGCGCGGAGCTGGGCTCCGACAGCGGTCCGTACTACCCGAAACGCCCGGACGGCGTCTTCAAGCGCGCCATCCGTGGCATGCTGCCGTACAAGCAGCAGGACGGCCGTGAGGCGTTCGAGAACGTCCGCGTGTACGTCGGTAACCCGTTCGACGAGGACAGCGAAGTCATCGAGGGAACGTCGCTAGACCGACTCTCGACGATTCGCTTCGTCACCGTCGGCGAGGTCTCCAAGGAACTAGGTGCTAACGTCACATGGTAA